The following proteins are encoded in a genomic region of Grus americana isolate bGruAme1 chromosome 35, bGruAme1.mat, whole genome shotgun sequence:
- the MTA2 gene encoding metastasis-associated protein MTA2 isoform X2 — protein MAANMYRVGDYVYFENSSSNPYLVRRIEELNKTANGNVEAKVVCLFRRRDISSSLNSLADSNAREFEEESKQPTMTEQQRHQLKHRELFLSRQFESLPATHIRGKCSVTLLNETDILGQYLEKEDCFFYSLVFDPVQKTLLADQGEIRVGCKYQAEIPDRLAEGESDNRNQQKMEMKVWDPDNPLTDRQIDQFLVVARAVGTFARALDCSSSIRQPSLHMSAAAASRDITLFHAMDTLQRNGYDLAKAMSTLVPQGGPVLCRDEMEEWSASEAMLFEEALEKYGKDFNDIRQDFLPWKSLASIVQFYYMWKTTDRYIQQKRLKAAEADSKLKQVYIPTYTKPNPNQIISVGSKPGMNGAGFQKGLTCESCHTTQSAQWYAWGPPNMQCRLCASCWIYWKKYGGLKTPTQLEGAARSASEPHSRGHLSRPEAQSLSPYTTSASRAKLLAKNRQTFLLQTTRLTRLARRLCRDVLQPRRAARRPYAPINANAIKAECSIRLPKAAKAPLKIHPLARLPLAAIVKELAAQAPLKPKTPRGTKTPINRNQLSQSRGLAGLVGKRGYEGAGEGHRPPRVGASGLPFSANGRPLAAGLRAGPPPASKRQKLNPADAPNPVVFVATKDTRALRKALTHLELRRAARRPNLPLKVKPGLPLRPGGALAPSAPPHPASTSEPIVLED, from the exons ATGGCGGCCAACATGTACCGCGTCGGCG ATTACGTCTACTTTGAAAACTCCTCCAGCAACCCCTACCTCGTCCGCCGCATCGAGGAGCTCAACAAG acTGCCAACGGGAACGTGGAGGCCAAGGTCGTCTGTCTCTTTCGCCGGCGGGACATTTCCAGCAGCCTCAACAGCTTGGCCGACAGCAATGCGC GCGAATTTGAGGAGGAGTCCAAGCAGCCCACCATGACAGAGCAGCAACGTCACCAGCTGAAGCACCGCGAGCTCTTCCTCTCCCGGCAGTTCGAATCGCTGCCGGCCACCCACATACG GGGGAAGTGCAGCGTGACGCTCCTCAACGAGACCGACATCCTGGGCCAGTACCTGGAGAAGGAG gactgCTTCTTCTATTCGCTGGTGTTCGACCCCGTCCAGAAAACCCTCCTGGCCGACCAGGGCGAAATCCGGGTCGGCTGCAAGTACCAGGCAGAAATCCCAGACCGGTTGGCTGAAG GCGAATCAGACAACCGAAACCAGCAGAAGATGGAGATGAAGGTGTGGGACCCCGACAACCCCCTGACGGACCGGCAGATCGACCAGTTCCTGGTGGTGGCACG AGCCGTCGGGACGTTTGCGCGCGCCCTGGACTGCAGCAGCTCCATCCGGCAACCCAGCCTGCACAtgagcgccgccgccgcctcccgggaCATCACGCTG ttCCACGCCATGGATACGCTGCAGCGCAACGGCTACGACCTGGCCAAGGCCATGTCGACGCTTGTGCCGCAAGGGGGGCCGGTGCTGTGCCGCGACGAGATGGAGGAGTGGTCGGCGTCCGAGGCCATGCTCTTCGAGGAGGCGCTGGAGAAGTACGGGAAGGATTTCAACGATATCCGGCAGGACTTT CTGCCCTGGAAATCCCTGGCCAGCATCGTGCAGTTCTACTATATGTGGAAAACCACCGACCGCTACATCCAGCAG AAGAGGCTGAAGGCAGCGGAGGCGGACAGCAAACTCAAGCAAGTCTACATCCCCACCTA CACGAAGCCAAACCCCAACCAGATCATCTCGGTGGGCTCCAAACCCGGCATGAACGGGGCCGGCTTCCAGAAGGGGCTGACCTGCGAGAGCTGCCACA ccactcAGTCGGCCCAGTGGTACGCCTGGGGCCCCCCCAACATGCAGTGCCGCCTCTGCGCCTCGTGCTGGATCTACTGGAAGAAGTACGGGGGGCTGAAGACCCCCACCCAGCTGGAGGGGGCGGCCCGCAGCGCTTCG GAGCCGCACTCTCGGGGTCACCTCTCGCGCCCCGAAGCGCAGAGCCTCTCTCCGTACACCACCAGCGCCAGCCGGGCCAAGCTGTTGGCCAAGAACCGCCAGACCTTCCTGCTGCAGACCACCCGCCTCACCCGCCTGGCGCGCCGCCTCTGCCGCGACGTCCTGcagccccgccgcgccgcccgccgcccctaCGCCCCCATCAACGCCAACGCCATCAAGGCCGAGT GCTCCATCCGCTTGCCCAAGGCCGCCAAGGCCCCCCTCAAAATCCACCCGCTGGCCCGGCTGCCCCTCGCCGCCATCGTCAAGGAGCTGG cggcacaggcCCCTCTGAAGCCGAAGACGCCACGAGGCACCAAGACTCCCATTAACCGGAACCAGCTGAGCCAGAgccgggggctggcggggctggTGGGCAAGAGGGGCTACGAGGGGGCCGGCGAGGGCCACCGTCCCCCCCGG GTGGGGGCCTCGGGCCTCCCTTTCTCGGCCAAcgggcgccccctggcggcggggctgcgcgccgggcccccccccgccagcaaACGGCAGAAGCTGAACCCCGCGGACGCCCCCAACCCCGTCGTCTTCGTGGCCACCAAGGACACCAg ggcgcTGCGGAAGGCCCTGACGCACCTGGAGCTCCGCCGCGCCGCCCGTCGCCCCAACCTGCCCCTCAAGGTGAAGCCGGGGCTGCCCCTGCGGCCTGGGGGGGCCCTGGCACCCTCCGCCCCCCCACATCCCGCCAGCACCTCAGAGCCCATCGTCCTCGAGGACTGA
- the MTA2 gene encoding metastasis-associated protein MTA2 isoform X1 yields MAANMYRVGDYVYFENSSSNPYLVRRIEELNKTANGNVEAKVVCLFRRRDISSSLNSLADSNAREFEEESKQPTMTEQQRHQLKHRELFLSRQFESLPATHIRGKCSVTLLNETDILGQYLEKEDCFFYSLVFDPVQKTLLADQGEIRVGCKYQAEIPDRLAEGESDNRNQQKMEMKVWDPDNPLTDRQIDQFLVVARAVGTFARALDCSSSIRQPSLHMSAAAASRDITLFHAMDTLQRNGYDLAKAMSTLVPQGGPVLCRDEMEEWSASEAMLFEEALEKYGKDFNDIRQDFLPWKSLASIVQFYYMWKTTDRYIQQKRLKAAEADSKLKQVYIPTYTKPNPNQIISVGSKPGMNGAGFQKGLTCESCHTTQSAQWYAWGPPNMQCRLCASCWIYWKKYGGLKTPTQLEGAARSASEPHSRGHLSRPEAQSLSPYTTSASRAKLLAKNRQTFLLQTTRLTRLARRLCRDVLQPRRAARRPYAPINANAIKAECSIRLPKAAKAPLKIHPLARLPLAAIVKELAAQAPLKPKTPRGTKTPINRNQLSQSRGLAGLVGKRGYEGAGEGHRPPRVRGAGGLRGGGEGHHPLVGASGLPFSANGRPLAAGLRAGPPPASKRQKLNPADAPNPVVFVATKDTRALRKALTHLELRRAARRPNLPLKVKPGLPLRPGGALAPSAPPHPASTSEPIVLED; encoded by the exons ATGGCGGCCAACATGTACCGCGTCGGCG ATTACGTCTACTTTGAAAACTCCTCCAGCAACCCCTACCTCGTCCGCCGCATCGAGGAGCTCAACAAG acTGCCAACGGGAACGTGGAGGCCAAGGTCGTCTGTCTCTTTCGCCGGCGGGACATTTCCAGCAGCCTCAACAGCTTGGCCGACAGCAATGCGC GCGAATTTGAGGAGGAGTCCAAGCAGCCCACCATGACAGAGCAGCAACGTCACCAGCTGAAGCACCGCGAGCTCTTCCTCTCCCGGCAGTTCGAATCGCTGCCGGCCACCCACATACG GGGGAAGTGCAGCGTGACGCTCCTCAACGAGACCGACATCCTGGGCCAGTACCTGGAGAAGGAG gactgCTTCTTCTATTCGCTGGTGTTCGACCCCGTCCAGAAAACCCTCCTGGCCGACCAGGGCGAAATCCGGGTCGGCTGCAAGTACCAGGCAGAAATCCCAGACCGGTTGGCTGAAG GCGAATCAGACAACCGAAACCAGCAGAAGATGGAGATGAAGGTGTGGGACCCCGACAACCCCCTGACGGACCGGCAGATCGACCAGTTCCTGGTGGTGGCACG AGCCGTCGGGACGTTTGCGCGCGCCCTGGACTGCAGCAGCTCCATCCGGCAACCCAGCCTGCACAtgagcgccgccgccgcctcccgggaCATCACGCTG ttCCACGCCATGGATACGCTGCAGCGCAACGGCTACGACCTGGCCAAGGCCATGTCGACGCTTGTGCCGCAAGGGGGGCCGGTGCTGTGCCGCGACGAGATGGAGGAGTGGTCGGCGTCCGAGGCCATGCTCTTCGAGGAGGCGCTGGAGAAGTACGGGAAGGATTTCAACGATATCCGGCAGGACTTT CTGCCCTGGAAATCCCTGGCCAGCATCGTGCAGTTCTACTATATGTGGAAAACCACCGACCGCTACATCCAGCAG AAGAGGCTGAAGGCAGCGGAGGCGGACAGCAAACTCAAGCAAGTCTACATCCCCACCTA CACGAAGCCAAACCCCAACCAGATCATCTCGGTGGGCTCCAAACCCGGCATGAACGGGGCCGGCTTCCAGAAGGGGCTGACCTGCGAGAGCTGCCACA ccactcAGTCGGCCCAGTGGTACGCCTGGGGCCCCCCCAACATGCAGTGCCGCCTCTGCGCCTCGTGCTGGATCTACTGGAAGAAGTACGGGGGGCTGAAGACCCCCACCCAGCTGGAGGGGGCGGCCCGCAGCGCTTCG GAGCCGCACTCTCGGGGTCACCTCTCGCGCCCCGAAGCGCAGAGCCTCTCTCCGTACACCACCAGCGCCAGCCGGGCCAAGCTGTTGGCCAAGAACCGCCAGACCTTCCTGCTGCAGACCACCCGCCTCACCCGCCTGGCGCGCCGCCTCTGCCGCGACGTCCTGcagccccgccgcgccgcccgccgcccctaCGCCCCCATCAACGCCAACGCCATCAAGGCCGAGT GCTCCATCCGCTTGCCCAAGGCCGCCAAGGCCCCCCTCAAAATCCACCCGCTGGCCCGGCTGCCCCTCGCCGCCATCGTCAAGGAGCTGG cggcacaggcCCCTCTGAAGCCGAAGACGCCACGAGGCACCAAGACTCCCATTAACCGGAACCAGCTGAGCCAGAgccgggggctggcggggctggTGGGCAAGAGGGGCTACGAGGGGGCCGGCGAGGGCCACCGTCCCCCCCGGGTACGGGGCGCTGGGGGGCTACGAGGGGGCGGCGAGGGCCACCACCCCCTG GTGGGGGCCTCGGGCCTCCCTTTCTCGGCCAAcgggcgccccctggcggcggggctgcgcgccgggcccccccccgccagcaaACGGCAGAAGCTGAACCCCGCGGACGCCCCCAACCCCGTCGTCTTCGTGGCCACCAAGGACACCAg ggcgcTGCGGAAGGCCCTGACGCACCTGGAGCTCCGCCGCGCCGCCCGTCGCCCCAACCTGCCCCTCAAGGTGAAGCCGGGGCTGCCCCTGCGGCCTGGGGGGGCCCTGGCACCCTCCGCCCCCCCACATCCCGCCAGCACCTCAGAGCCCATCGTCCTCGAGGACTGA
- the EML3 gene encoding echinoderm microtubule-associated protein-like 3 isoform X1 → MEPQPEGGPRGDPGPPGPPTPLELRLRRLEEELALVKAALADALRRLGLYDQHLPRLLRHLPHAANGAIPEPCLQLDPDVSLPAPPGPPQTISVGTQTEEMAPNPETPGASRDQGTPQEPPPPGSPPCAPAPAPASPEPLAPDSPPAAPSPAPRGAHKELLRRHSSSSGSTSPRQRLSRKAASSANLLLQAGSPESRPKEPTLSPGSRRGNYNLEGVSVKMFLRGRPITMYVPSGLGPYGGLRAELPPERLQLDWVYGYRGRDSRSNLHVLASGELVYFIACVVILLHVPRRRQRHYLRHSDCVRCLAVHPDRLRVATGQAAGVDKDGKPLQPIVHIWDSATLLTLQQIGLGSFERGVGSLAFSTADQGAYLCVVDDSNEHMMSVWDCARGTKQAEVKSTNESVLTVEFNPQDSSSIITSGKSHVYFWTWSGATLTKKQGIFGKYKKPKFIQCFIFDAAGDVLTGDSEGNILTWTRAAGDGRTPGKGGKETYQIGQQTRAHEGSIFALCRRRDGTVLSGGGKDRRVVCWSPDLALLQEAELPERFGAVRTIAEGPGDELLVGTTRNALLRGTLAAGFTPIVQGHTDEVWGLATHPSCCLFLTCGHDRQLCLWDGQEHALAWSLALEDTGLCADFHPGGQVVAVGLLTGRWLVLDTTTQQPLAGGSDGNEQLSVVRFSPDGSFLAIGSHDNFIYIYSVTEGGRKYTRFGRCVGHSSFITHLDWSKDGRFVMSNSGDYEILYWDVAGGCKLLRNRFESRDREWASYTCVLGFHVFGVWPDGSDGTDINSLCRSHHERVVAVADDFCKVHLFQYPCARPKAPSHVYGGHGSHVTNVRFTHDDGHLVSLGGKDTSVFQWRVLGGPLLPCSRSPCAPEPGGDPDPR, encoded by the exons ATGGAGCCCCAACCGGAAGGCGGCCCCCGCG GTGACCcaggcccccccggccccccgacCCCCCTGGAGCTGCGGCTGCGGCGGCTCGAGGAGGAGCTGGCGTTGGTGAAGGCGGCGCTGGCGGACGCTCTGCGGCGTCTCGGCCTCTACGACCAGCACCTGCCCCGGCTGCTGCGGCACCTTCCCCACG CAGCCAACGGTGCCATCCcggagccctgcctgcagctggacCCCGACGTGTCCCTCCCGGCCCCCCctggacccccccaaaccatcAGCGTGGGGACGCAGACGGAGGAGATGGCCCCAAACCCAGAGACGCCGGGAGCCAGCAGGGACCAGGGGACCCCCCAGGAGCCGCCCCCCCCAGGGTCCCCCCCGTGTGCCCCGGCACCCGCTCCGGCCTCTCCAGAGCCCCTGGCTCCCGATTCCCCCCCAGcggcccccagcccggccccgcggggtgCCCACAAAGAGCT cCTGCGCAGGCACAGCTCCTCCTCCGGCAGCACCAGCCCCCGGCAGCGCCTGAGCAGGAAAGCGGCTTCGTCCGCCAACCTCCTGCTGCAGGCGGGGAGCCCCGAGAG CCGCCCGAAGGAGCCCACCCTGAGCCCAG GGTCGCGCCGCGGGAACTACAACCTGG AGGGGGTGTCGGTGAAGATGTTCCTGCGGGGTCGCCCCATCACCATGTACGTGCCCTCGGGGCTGGGCCCCtacggggggctgcgggctgaGCTGCCCCCCGAGCGCCTCCAGCTCGACTGGGT CTACGGGTACCGGGGCCGGGACAGTCGCTCCAACCTGCACGTCCTGGCCTCGGGCGAGCTGGTGTACTTCATCGCCTGCGTGGTCATCCTCCTGCACGTCCCGCGCCGCCGCCAGCGCCACTACCTGCGCCACAGCGACTGCGTGCGCTG CCTGGCCGTGCACCCCGACCGCCTCCGCGTCGCCACGGGGCAGGCAGCCGGCGTCGACAAGGATGGCAAG CCGCTGCAGCCCATCGTGCACATCTGGGACTCGGCCACGCTGCTCACGCTGCAGCAGATCGGCCTCGGCAGCTTCGAGCGGGGCGTGGGCTCCCTCGCCTTCTCCACTGCT GACCAGGGTGCGTACCTCTGCGTGGTGGATGACTCCAACGAGCACATGATGTCAGTGTGGGACTGCGCCCGCGGCACCAAGCAGGCGGAGGTGAAG AGCACGAACGAGTCAGTGCTGACGGTGGAGTTCAAcccccaggacagcagcagcatcatcaCCAGCGGCAAATCCCACGTCTACTTCTGGACCTGGAGCGGGGCCACCCTCACCAAGAAGCAGGGCATCTTTGGG AAATACAAGAAACCCAAGTTCATCCAGTGCTTCATCTTTGACGCCGCCGGGGACGTGCTGACGGGTGATTCCGAGGGCAACATCCTGACCTGGACCCGCGCCGCCGGGGACGGTCGCACGCCGGGGAAGGGCGGCAAAG AAACGTACCAGATCGGGCAGCAGACCCGGGCACACGAGGGCAGTATCTTCGCCCTGTGCCGCCGGCGAGACGGGACGGTGCTGAGCGGCGGCGGCAAAGACCGGCGGGTGGTTTGCTGGAGCCCTGAcctggccctgctgcaggaggctgag ctccccgagCGCTTTGGGGCGGTGCGGACCATCGCGGAGGGACCCGGGGACGAGCTGCTGGTGGGGACGACCCGCAACGCCCTATTGCGGGGGACGTTGGCCGCCGGCTTCACCCCTATCGTGCAG ggacacACGGACGAGGTGTGGGGCTTGGCCACCcaccccagctgctgcctcttcctcaCCTGCGGCCACGAccggcagctctgcctgtggGACGGGCAGGAGCATGCGCTGGCCTGGAGCCTGGCGCTGGAG GACACGGGGCTCTGCGCTGACTTCCACCCCGGGGGGCAGGTGGTGGCCGTGGGGCTGCTCACGGGGCG GTGGCTGGTGCTGGACACGACAACGCAGCAGCCGCTGGCCGGGGGCTCGGACGGGAACGAGCAGCTCTCGGTGGTTCGGTTCTCCCCGG ACGGCTCCTTCCTGGCCATCGGCTCCCACGACAACTTCATCTACATCTACAGCGTCACCGAGGGCGGACGCAAGTACACCCGCTTTGGGCGCTGCGTG ggtcactCCAGCTTCATCACCCACCTGGACTGGTCCAAGGACGGCCGCTTTGTCATGTCCAACTCGGGGGACTACGAGATCCTCTACT gGGATGTCGCCGGGGGCTGCAAACTGCTCCGCAACCGCTTCGAGAGCCGGGACCGGGAATGGGCGTCCTACACCTGCGTGCTGGGCTTCCACGTCTTCG GCGTCTGGCCCGACGGCTCGGACGGCACCGACATCAATTCCCTGTGCCGGTCCCACCACGAGCGTGTGGTGGCCGTGGCCGACGATTTCTGCAAAGTTCATCTCTTCCAGTACCCCTGCGCGCGCCCCaag GCGCCGAGCCACGTGTACGGGGGCCACGGCAGCCACGTCACCAACGTGCGCTTCACCCACGACGACGGGCACCTCGTCTCCCTGGGGGGCAAGGACACCAGCGTCTTCCAATggcgggtgctgggggggccgctgctgccctgcagccgCTCGCCCTGCGCCCCGGAGCCTGGGGGGGACCCCGACCCGCGCTGA
- the EML3 gene encoding echinoderm microtubule-associated protein-like 3 isoform X2, which translates to MEPQPEGGPRGDPGPPGPPTPLELRLRRLEEELALVKAALADALRRLGLYDQHLPRLLRHLPHAANGAIPEPCLQLDPDVSLPAPPGPPQTISVGTQTEEMAPNPETPGASRDQGTPQEPPPPGSPPCAPAPAPASPEPLAPDSPPAAPSPAPRGAHKELRPKEPTLSPGSRRGNYNLEGVSVKMFLRGRPITMYVPSGLGPYGGLRAELPPERLQLDWVYGYRGRDSRSNLHVLASGELVYFIACVVILLHVPRRRQRHYLRHSDCVRCLAVHPDRLRVATGQAAGVDKDGKPLQPIVHIWDSATLLTLQQIGLGSFERGVGSLAFSTADQGAYLCVVDDSNEHMMSVWDCARGTKQAEVKSTNESVLTVEFNPQDSSSIITSGKSHVYFWTWSGATLTKKQGIFGKYKKPKFIQCFIFDAAGDVLTGDSEGNILTWTRAAGDGRTPGKGGKETYQIGQQTRAHEGSIFALCRRRDGTVLSGGGKDRRVVCWSPDLALLQEAELPERFGAVRTIAEGPGDELLVGTTRNALLRGTLAAGFTPIVQGHTDEVWGLATHPSCCLFLTCGHDRQLCLWDGQEHALAWSLALEDTGLCADFHPGGQVVAVGLLTGRWLVLDTTTQQPLAGGSDGNEQLSVVRFSPDGSFLAIGSHDNFIYIYSVTEGGRKYTRFGRCVGHSSFITHLDWSKDGRFVMSNSGDYEILYWDVAGGCKLLRNRFESRDREWASYTCVLGFHVFGVWPDGSDGTDINSLCRSHHERVVAVADDFCKVHLFQYPCARPKAPSHVYGGHGSHVTNVRFTHDDGHLVSLGGKDTSVFQWRVLGGPLLPCSRSPCAPEPGGDPDPR; encoded by the exons ATGGAGCCCCAACCGGAAGGCGGCCCCCGCG GTGACCcaggcccccccggccccccgacCCCCCTGGAGCTGCGGCTGCGGCGGCTCGAGGAGGAGCTGGCGTTGGTGAAGGCGGCGCTGGCGGACGCTCTGCGGCGTCTCGGCCTCTACGACCAGCACCTGCCCCGGCTGCTGCGGCACCTTCCCCACG CAGCCAACGGTGCCATCCcggagccctgcctgcagctggacCCCGACGTGTCCCTCCCGGCCCCCCctggacccccccaaaccatcAGCGTGGGGACGCAGACGGAGGAGATGGCCCCAAACCCAGAGACGCCGGGAGCCAGCAGGGACCAGGGGACCCCCCAGGAGCCGCCCCCCCCAGGGTCCCCCCCGTGTGCCCCGGCACCCGCTCCGGCCTCTCCAGAGCCCCTGGCTCCCGATTCCCCCCCAGcggcccccagcccggccccgcggggtgCCCACAAAGAGCT CCGCCCGAAGGAGCCCACCCTGAGCCCAG GGTCGCGCCGCGGGAACTACAACCTGG AGGGGGTGTCGGTGAAGATGTTCCTGCGGGGTCGCCCCATCACCATGTACGTGCCCTCGGGGCTGGGCCCCtacggggggctgcgggctgaGCTGCCCCCCGAGCGCCTCCAGCTCGACTGGGT CTACGGGTACCGGGGCCGGGACAGTCGCTCCAACCTGCACGTCCTGGCCTCGGGCGAGCTGGTGTACTTCATCGCCTGCGTGGTCATCCTCCTGCACGTCCCGCGCCGCCGCCAGCGCCACTACCTGCGCCACAGCGACTGCGTGCGCTG CCTGGCCGTGCACCCCGACCGCCTCCGCGTCGCCACGGGGCAGGCAGCCGGCGTCGACAAGGATGGCAAG CCGCTGCAGCCCATCGTGCACATCTGGGACTCGGCCACGCTGCTCACGCTGCAGCAGATCGGCCTCGGCAGCTTCGAGCGGGGCGTGGGCTCCCTCGCCTTCTCCACTGCT GACCAGGGTGCGTACCTCTGCGTGGTGGATGACTCCAACGAGCACATGATGTCAGTGTGGGACTGCGCCCGCGGCACCAAGCAGGCGGAGGTGAAG AGCACGAACGAGTCAGTGCTGACGGTGGAGTTCAAcccccaggacagcagcagcatcatcaCCAGCGGCAAATCCCACGTCTACTTCTGGACCTGGAGCGGGGCCACCCTCACCAAGAAGCAGGGCATCTTTGGG AAATACAAGAAACCCAAGTTCATCCAGTGCTTCATCTTTGACGCCGCCGGGGACGTGCTGACGGGTGATTCCGAGGGCAACATCCTGACCTGGACCCGCGCCGCCGGGGACGGTCGCACGCCGGGGAAGGGCGGCAAAG AAACGTACCAGATCGGGCAGCAGACCCGGGCACACGAGGGCAGTATCTTCGCCCTGTGCCGCCGGCGAGACGGGACGGTGCTGAGCGGCGGCGGCAAAGACCGGCGGGTGGTTTGCTGGAGCCCTGAcctggccctgctgcaggaggctgag ctccccgagCGCTTTGGGGCGGTGCGGACCATCGCGGAGGGACCCGGGGACGAGCTGCTGGTGGGGACGACCCGCAACGCCCTATTGCGGGGGACGTTGGCCGCCGGCTTCACCCCTATCGTGCAG ggacacACGGACGAGGTGTGGGGCTTGGCCACCcaccccagctgctgcctcttcctcaCCTGCGGCCACGAccggcagctctgcctgtggGACGGGCAGGAGCATGCGCTGGCCTGGAGCCTGGCGCTGGAG GACACGGGGCTCTGCGCTGACTTCCACCCCGGGGGGCAGGTGGTGGCCGTGGGGCTGCTCACGGGGCG GTGGCTGGTGCTGGACACGACAACGCAGCAGCCGCTGGCCGGGGGCTCGGACGGGAACGAGCAGCTCTCGGTGGTTCGGTTCTCCCCGG ACGGCTCCTTCCTGGCCATCGGCTCCCACGACAACTTCATCTACATCTACAGCGTCACCGAGGGCGGACGCAAGTACACCCGCTTTGGGCGCTGCGTG ggtcactCCAGCTTCATCACCCACCTGGACTGGTCCAAGGACGGCCGCTTTGTCATGTCCAACTCGGGGGACTACGAGATCCTCTACT gGGATGTCGCCGGGGGCTGCAAACTGCTCCGCAACCGCTTCGAGAGCCGGGACCGGGAATGGGCGTCCTACACCTGCGTGCTGGGCTTCCACGTCTTCG GCGTCTGGCCCGACGGCTCGGACGGCACCGACATCAATTCCCTGTGCCGGTCCCACCACGAGCGTGTGGTGGCCGTGGCCGACGATTTCTGCAAAGTTCATCTCTTCCAGTACCCCTGCGCGCGCCCCaag GCGCCGAGCCACGTGTACGGGGGCCACGGCAGCCACGTCACCAACGTGCGCTTCACCCACGACGACGGGCACCTCGTCTCCCTGGGGGGCAAGGACACCAGCGTCTTCCAATggcgggtgctgggggggccgctgctgccctgcagccgCTCGCCCTGCGCCCCGGAGCCTGGGGGGGACCCCGACCCGCGCTGA